One Butyricicoccus intestinisimiae genomic window carries:
- a CDS encoding PTS mannose/fructose/sorbose/N-acetylgalactosamine transporter subunit IIC has protein sequence MTIQLWQAALFGLFACLASMPGLGGTVLGNYTLGRPLVAGLVVGLIMGDVQTGIYLGAAIQVVYIALVTPGGTVSADVRAISYIGIPLSIVAVHSMGLDPSTTAAQAMAVTLGSAVGTLGTVLFYGTATVNLVWQHIGWKAVEKGEFKKLYLVDMGLPWISHIICSFIPTFIITKVGVTMVDLMKAYMPMDGIAMKTLFTVGSLLPAVGIAILLKQVATKPVDLLIFAFGFTLAACMGLNLIAASVVGGFFAVINYRIKLLSLQKAAPAAAGADGFDDDDEEEI, from the coding sequence ATGACGATCCAACTATGGCAGGCGGCTTTGTTCGGCCTGTTTGCCTGCTTAGCATCTATGCCTGGTCTCGGCGGTACGGTTCTCGGTAACTACACGCTGGGCAGACCGCTGGTAGCAGGTCTGGTAGTCGGTCTGATTATGGGCGATGTACAGACAGGTATCTACTTAGGTGCAGCGATTCAGGTCGTTTACATTGCACTGGTTACACCGGGCGGCACCGTATCCGCTGATGTCCGTGCAATCTCTTACATCGGCATTCCACTGTCTATCGTGGCAGTACACAGCATGGGTCTGGACCCGTCCACCACGGCAGCACAGGCTATGGCAGTTACGCTGGGTTCCGCCGTTGGCACCCTCGGCACGGTTCTGTTCTACGGCACCGCTACCGTAAATCTGGTATGGCAGCACATTGGCTGGAAGGCCGTAGAGAAGGGCGAATTCAAGAAGCTCTATCTCGTTGACATGGGTCTCCCGTGGATCTCTCACATTATCTGCTCGTTCATCCCGACCTTCATCATCACCAAGGTTGGCGTTACCATGGTCGACCTCATGAAGGCATACATGCCGATGGACGGCATCGCAATGAAGACGCTGTTTACCGTAGGTTCTCTGCTTCCGGCAGTCGGTATTGCCATCCTGCTCAAGCAGGTAGCAACCAAGCCGGTGGATCTGCTGATATTCGCATTTGGCTTCACACTGGCTGCATGCATGGGTCTGAACTTGATCGCAGCTTCTGTTGTCGGCGGCTTCTTCGCAGTGATTAACTACCGCATCAAGCTGCTGTCCTTGCAGAAGGCAGCTCCGGCAGCAGCAGGCGCTGACGGATTTGACGATGACGATGAGGAGGAAATATAG
- a CDS encoding sugar ABC transporter substrate-binding protein, with translation MNQWLRRIRWRWLIGILAAALVIVLGYILHLGQTDGDGHFRIGATYMTMNNPFYSVIDEELRLKIESRGDILLTRDPALDQEKQNQQVHELLQEGIDVLVINPVDYQQVHTALSEAKEAGVPVVVVDSQVNDTDLIACTIASDNYGAGVLCAQHLMQTRDSAHIVLLEHPTAQSAVDRIRGFCDTIAHHPAYQIVDRANSEGQLEIAMPELSALLDAGEPIDTVMALNDPSAMGAMAALEEHGLLEHTLVYGVDGAPEAKSMIAEGSLTGTVAQFPIKIGQTTAQTIYQILSGKSYPSEITIPVEFITSENLDQFDMDGWQ, from the coding sequence ATGAATCAATGGTTGCGGCGCATCCGGTGGCGATGGCTCATTGGCATCCTCGCGGCGGCACTGGTGATTGTGCTGGGGTATATTCTGCACCTGGGACAGACGGACGGTGACGGGCATTTTCGCATTGGTGCAACGTATATGACGATGAACAATCCGTTTTACAGCGTCATTGACGAGGAACTGCGGCTGAAGATCGAGAGCCGCGGTGACATTCTGCTGACACGAGATCCGGCATTGGATCAGGAAAAGCAAAATCAGCAGGTACATGAGCTGTTACAAGAAGGAATTGATGTTTTGGTCATCAATCCGGTCGATTATCAGCAGGTACATACGGCACTGTCCGAAGCAAAAGAAGCCGGTGTGCCGGTCGTTGTTGTCGATTCACAGGTCAATGACACGGATTTGATCGCGTGCACCATCGCCTCGGACAATTACGGTGCAGGTGTGCTGTGTGCGCAGCATCTGATGCAGACACGCGATTCGGCGCACATCGTCCTGCTGGAGCATCCCACGGCACAGTCCGCGGTGGACAGAATCCGCGGATTCTGTGACACCATTGCCCATCATCCGGCATATCAAATCGTTGACCGCGCAAACAGTGAGGGACAGTTGGAAATTGCCATGCCGGAGCTGAGTGCGCTGCTGGATGCCGGAGAACCCATTGATACGGTCATGGCACTCAACGACCCCTCGGCAATGGGTGCCATGGCGGCATTGGAGGAGCATGGACTGTTGGAGCATACCTTGGTATACGGTGTGGACGGCGCACCGGAGGCAAAGAGCATGATTGCCGAAGGCTCTCTGACCGGAACCGTTGCGCAGTTCCCGATCAAGATTGGACAGACCACTGCACAGACCATTTATCAGATTTTGTCCGGAAAGTCGTATCCGTCAGAGATTACCATTCCGGTAGAATTTATTACATCGGAAAATCTCGACCAATTTGACATGGACGGTTGGCAGTAA
- a CDS encoding ABC transporter substrate-binding protein, whose translation MKTWVYRLLTCAVMTAVGLGFVVCAASREVVLTVGFVSDSYWDAPLGNCYAVLDAAIDRFENKHPGVRVTYTSGILKEDYSEWLTGQYLLGKEPDVFMVLPEDFDMMQDFGALEPLDTRIERDSTVQAEDFYRAALDSGKMGNTQYALPYECVPTLMFVNKTLLEKNGISVPSNDWTWDDFYRICEQITRDTDGDGSMDQFGSYGYTWQNALPSNGAALFSDDGKQCLIAQPEAVEAIAFSQKLEKLYETCDITAQDFDTGHVAFRPFLFSDYRTYQPYPWRIKRYSGFEWDCIQMPAGPMGSNASELSTMLVSMDSRSLHKQLAWEFMKELTCSDETQAMLYTESNSVSALRRVTQSEKTKEVLAQDTPGEIHLGLDLLSDTMEHAVAVPRFQNYDQALLLAQQLIPAAMQDEHNLELQLLRAQRQLDKLLNN comes from the coding sequence GTGAAAACATGGGTTTACCGATTACTGACCTGCGCTGTGATGACGGCAGTCGGTCTGGGCTTCGTTGTCTGTGCGGCATCGAGAGAAGTTGTTTTGACGGTCGGTTTTGTCTCTGACAGCTATTGGGATGCGCCGTTGGGAAACTGCTATGCGGTGTTGGACGCTGCCATTGACCGATTTGAGAACAAGCATCCCGGCGTGCGCGTTACCTATACCAGCGGCATTCTCAAAGAGGATTACTCGGAATGGCTGACCGGACAATATCTGCTCGGCAAGGAGCCGGATGTATTTATGGTGCTGCCGGAGGATTTTGACATGATGCAGGATTTCGGAGCACTGGAGCCGCTGGACACACGCATCGAGCGCGATTCGACCGTACAGGCGGAGGATTTTTACCGTGCGGCTTTGGACAGCGGCAAGATGGGAAACACCCAGTATGCCCTGCCCTATGAATGCGTGCCGACGCTGATGTTTGTCAACAAAACGCTGCTCGAAAAAAACGGCATCTCGGTGCCAAGCAACGACTGGACATGGGATGATTTTTACCGAATCTGCGAGCAGATTACGCGCGATACGGACGGCGATGGCAGCATGGACCAGTTCGGCAGCTATGGCTACACCTGGCAGAACGCGCTGCCATCTAACGGCGCTGCCTTGTTTTCCGACGATGGCAAGCAGTGCCTGATCGCCCAGCCGGAGGCAGTCGAGGCGATTGCCTTCAGTCAAAAATTGGAAAAGCTGTATGAGACCTGCGACATTACCGCACAGGATTTCGACACCGGTCATGTGGCATTTCGTCCGTTTCTGTTCTCGGACTATCGGACATATCAGCCGTATCCGTGGCGCATCAAGCGGTATTCCGGCTTTGAATGGGACTGCATTCAGATGCCTGCCGGCCCGATGGGCAGCAACGCCTCCGAGCTGAGCACGATGCTGGTGAGTATGGACAGCCGTTCCCTGCACAAGCAGCTGGCATGGGAGTTCATGAAGGAGCTGACATGCTCGGATGAGACGCAGGCGATGCTGTACACCGAGTCCAACAGTGTTTCCGCGCTGCGGCGCGTCACCCAGTCGGAAAAAACCAAGGAAGTACTGGCGCAGGACACACCGGGAGAGATTCATCTGGGTCTGGATCTGCTTTCCGACACCATGGAACATGCGGTTGCCGTGCCGCGCTTCCAAAACTATGACCAAGCACTGCTGCTGGCGCAGCAGCTCATCCCCGCAGCGATGCAGGATGAACACAATTTGGAGCTGCAGCTGCTGCGCGCCCAGCGCCAGCTGGACAAGCTGCTCAACAACTGA
- a CDS encoding PTS sugar transporter subunit IIA produces MRYYLLVSHGVFAPGLHSAVSMMAGSGRTDIRSTSLEDGMDVPTYRAAFEKLVADITADDEILLFGDIIGGSPLTNAVEILTEKGLLEHTVAIGGMNLPLVLTAVFADEDESLQDVAREAMEESAQQIRQFTMSNDDEDDDI; encoded by the coding sequence ATGCGATACTATCTTTTGGTCAGCCACGGTGTCTTTGCACCGGGACTGCACAGCGCAGTTTCCATGATGGCAGGTTCCGGACGGACGGACATCCGCTCCACAAGCCTAGAGGACGGCATGGATGTACCGACTTACCGCGCAGCGTTTGAGAAGCTGGTCGCTGACATCACAGCGGATGATGAGATCCTGCTGTTCGGCGACATCATCGGCGGCTCGCCGCTGACCAACGCGGTGGAGATCCTGACAGAAAAGGGTCTGCTGGAACACACCGTAGCCATTGGCGGCATGAATCTGCCGCTGGTTCTCACCGCAGTCTTTGCGGACGAGGACGAATCCTTGCAGGACGTTGCACGAGAGGCAATGGAAGAATCTGCACAACAGATTAGACAGTTTACCATGAGTAACGACGACGAAGACGACGATATTTAA
- a CDS encoding TetR/AcrR family transcriptional regulator — MNTIATSKEEILQTSRKLIQQQGWSAVSIRSVAAACGVSVGCIYNYFDSKAALVGATVESVWCEIFRRPTDAAVFQNVQACVTWMYARMAYGCEQYPGFFTLHSLGFMQEEKSDGRRRMQQTWQHILTELCGVLHRDRSIRPDAFTEQFTAEKFADVLFSLMLSALMRQDYDASAVLEIVRRTLY; from the coding sequence ATGAATACGATTGCGACATCAAAAGAAGAAATCCTACAGACCAGCCGGAAGCTGATTCAGCAGCAGGGATGGTCTGCGGTCAGCATTCGTTCCGTCGCGGCGGCTTGCGGCGTATCGGTGGGCTGCATCTACAATTACTTTGATTCCAAGGCGGCGCTGGTCGGCGCTACCGTAGAAAGTGTATGGTGCGAGATTTTTCGCCGGCCGACAGATGCCGCTGTCTTTCAGAATGTACAGGCGTGCGTGACATGGATGTATGCGCGCATGGCATACGGCTGTGAGCAGTATCCCGGATTTTTCACCCTGCATTCGCTCGGCTTTATGCAGGAAGAAAAGTCGGACGGCAGGCGGCGGATGCAGCAGACATGGCAGCATATTCTGACCGAGCTGTGCGGCGTTCTGCACCGCGACCGCAGCATTCGGCCGGATGCCTTTACCGAACAGTTCACTGCGGAAAAATTTGCCGATGTGCTGTTTTCGCTTATGCTGTCCGCCCTGATGCGGCAGGACTATGACGCATCTGCGGTGCTGGAAATTGTGCGCCGGACGCTGTATTGA
- a CDS encoding Cof-type HAD-IIB family hydrolase: MNHAAIQLLCLDIDGTLLDSQHQLPERNRTAIQQAAQAHVTVCLTSARPPAAVVPILRELNIEHDMICYNGGLILHKEQTLSEQRIPVSVGVRIVQEAQRCGISVSVYRGWDWLIEREDPWSEQESAITGTVPVSVPLIETMRQWQEGAHKLLCMGPAQQIDAVTAVLAAQQLPVQLVRSKDTYLEILPPLAEKGVALQAMCRKLGIPVRQSMAMGDHDNDCGMLRAAGLGVAMGNGSAAAKAAADVCTSTNDDAGVARAIDTWILHKEGAHEL, translated from the coding sequence ATGAACCATGCGGCAATTCAACTGCTCTGTTTGGACATTGACGGCACATTGCTGGATTCTCAGCATCAGCTGCCGGAACGCAACCGAACAGCCATTCAACAGGCAGCACAGGCACATGTCACGGTCTGTTTGACCTCTGCACGGCCGCCTGCCGCTGTCGTCCCGATCTTACGGGAACTCAACATCGAACACGATATGATCTGCTATAACGGCGGACTCATCTTACATAAAGAACAAACGCTCTCGGAGCAGCGCATTCCGGTTTCCGTCGGTGTGCGCATCGTCCAAGAGGCACAGCGATGCGGCATTTCTGTGAGTGTGTATCGCGGCTGGGACTGGCTCATCGAGAGAGAGGACCCATGGAGCGAACAGGAAAGTGCCATCACCGGCACGGTGCCGGTCTCGGTACCGCTCATCGAAACGATGCGCCAATGGCAGGAAGGTGCACACAAGCTGCTGTGCATGGGACCGGCGCAACAGATTGATGCCGTAACTGCCGTGCTGGCGGCGCAGCAGCTGCCGGTACAGCTGGTACGCTCCAAAGATACGTATTTAGAAATTCTTCCTCCGCTTGCGGAAAAGGGCGTTGCTCTGCAAGCGATGTGCCGGAAACTGGGCATTCCCGTCCGGCAGTCGATGGCGATGGGAGACCATGACAACGACTGCGGTATGCTGCGGGCAGCAGGCTTGGGCGTTGCGATGGGCAACGGCTCGGCAGCGGCAAAGGCAGCAGCAGATGTATGCACGAGCACCAACGATGATGCGGGTGTGGCGCGTGCAATTGATACATGGATTTTACACAAGGAGGGAGCACATGAACTATAG
- a CDS encoding PTS system mannose/fructose/N-acetylgalactosamine-transporter subunit IIB, translating to MSISFIRVDDRMIHGQTCTRWSLEYPCDGLIAVNDNAANTPVLKAAYKNASSKKTFVWTLDDWRKKCGKVLASKDQYFLITKDPITMKKILVDDGFDPGEVKTVIIGPCNDRPNATKLGNNQSITQEEADALEAIMQKGYDVEFALVKEAAIGNWKKFRGQFGY from the coding sequence ATGTCTATTTCATTTATTCGCGTAGATGACCGCATGATCCACGGACAGACCTGCACCCGCTGGTCTCTGGAGTATCCGTGCGACGGACTGATTGCAGTCAACGACAACGCAGCAAACACGCCGGTGCTCAAGGCAGCATACAAGAATGCCAGCAGCAAAAAGACGTTTGTTTGGACGCTGGACGATTGGCGCAAGAAGTGCGGCAAGGTTCTGGCAAGCAAGGATCAGTACTTCCTGATCACCAAAGACCCGATCACCATGAAGAAGATCCTCGTAGATGATGGTTTCGATCCGGGCGAAGTCAAGACCGTTATCATCGGACCGTGCAACGACAGACCGAATGCCACCAAGCTGGGCAACAACCAGTCCATTACGCAGGAAGAAGCGGATGCTCTGGAAGCAATCATGCAGAAGGGCTATGACGTCGAGTTCGCTCTGGTCAAGGAAGCGGCAATCGGTAACTGGAAGAAATTCCGTGGTCAGTTTGGCTACTAA
- a CDS encoding PTS system mannose/fructose/sorbose family transporter subunit IID produces the protein MAEKKLSKKALSKSFRNWYYGHLTCFSQEHMQTFGYLCAMLPLIEELYDTKEEQKEALQTYSAFFNTEPQLGTVVVGMTAGLEEARANGEGIDGEMINGIRAGLMGPVAGIGDSLVVGTLIPILLGIALGLSSGGSPLGAIFYIIVYNLVLTLGMRFLYYKGYELGGKAVEMIVGEKSNAIRESIIMLGTIVIGAVAATWISITTPMMLPGDISLQEGVLDTIFPHLLPFAVVMFCYWLMSKRKMSPIAVMLILVVVAFVGVLVGFFDPQLSY, from the coding sequence ATGGCTGAAAAGAAACTTTCTAAAAAGGCGTTGTCCAAATCCTTCCGCAACTGGTATTATGGACATTTGACCTGTTTCTCGCAGGAGCACATGCAGACCTTTGGTTATCTGTGTGCCATGCTCCCGCTGATTGAAGAACTCTATGACACCAAGGAAGAACAGAAGGAAGCACTCCAGACGTATTCCGCATTCTTTAACACAGAGCCGCAGCTCGGCACAGTCGTTGTCGGTATGACAGCCGGTCTGGAAGAAGCACGAGCAAACGGCGAAGGCATCGACGGCGAGATGATTAACGGTATCCGTGCCGGCCTGATGGGTCCGGTTGCCGGTATCGGTGACAGCTTGGTTGTCGGTACCCTGATTCCGATTCTGCTGGGCATTGCTCTGGGTCTGTCCTCCGGCGGCTCTCCGCTCGGCGCAATTTTCTACATCATTGTTTACAACCTCGTCCTGACGCTGGGTATGCGTTTCCTGTATTACAAGGGCTATGAGCTGGGCGGCAAGGCGGTTGAAATGATCGTCGGAGAAAAATCCAATGCCATTCGTGAGTCCATCATCATGCTGGGCACCATCGTTATCGGCGCAGTAGCCGCAACGTGGATCTCCATTACAACACCGATGATGCTCCCCGGCGATATTTCCTTGCAGGAAGGCGTTCTCGACACCATCTTCCCGCATTTGCTCCCGTTTGCCGTAGTTATGTTCTGCTACTGGCTCATGAGCAAGAGAAAAATGTCTCCGATTGCCGTAATGCTGATCTTGGTTGTTGTTGCGTTTGTCGGTGTTTTGGTTGGATTCTTCGACCCGCAGCTGTCCTACTAA
- a CDS encoding Cof-type HAD-IIB family hydrolase has translation MNYRLLALDLDGTLLNSRKEITQATKDAIARIKQNGVKVVLSTGRIVGEAVEFAREIDSDDFMVTAGGAAISSVRGERNLFEWDMPAEIGARVVEQIQIRPIRMMIYVGDKVYINPYSDRDFVVNYRVEGFHANKVVLDDVAAYIREHGLRVTKAYAIGTQETLHEVLEAIRDLPGITITSSGNDNFEVMPEHVDKGTALVQLGQMLDIRPEEMCAIGDSDNDAQMLRTVGMPVAMGNAEESVKQLARYITADCDHDGVAQAIDHIFR, from the coding sequence ATGAACTATAGGCTACTGGCATTGGATCTGGACGGCACCCTGCTCAATTCCCGCAAGGAAATCACGCAGGCGACCAAAGATGCCATTGCCCGCATAAAACAGAACGGCGTCAAAGTTGTCTTATCGACCGGCCGCATTGTAGGAGAAGCGGTAGAATTCGCACGGGAGATAGACAGCGATGATTTCATGGTGACCGCAGGCGGCGCGGCGATTTCCTCGGTGCGCGGTGAACGCAATTTGTTTGAATGGGATATGCCCGCCGAGATCGGCGCCCGCGTGGTAGAGCAGATTCAGATCAGACCCATCCGCATGATGATCTATGTCGGGGATAAGGTATATATCAACCCGTATTCCGACCGCGATTTTGTTGTGAATTATCGCGTGGAGGGCTTTCACGCCAATAAAGTCGTCTTAGACGATGTGGCAGCGTACATTCGGGAGCACGGACTGCGTGTGACCAAGGCATATGCCATCGGCACGCAGGAGACACTTCACGAGGTACTCGAAGCGATTCGAGATTTACCGGGGATTACGATTACGAGCTCCGGCAATGACAACTTTGAGGTCATGCCGGAACATGTAGATAAAGGAACTGCATTGGTTCAGCTGGGACAAATGCTCGACATTCGTCCGGAAGAAATGTGTGCAATTGGTGACAGCGATAACGACGCACAAATGCTTCGGACGGTCGGTATGCCGGTCGCTATGGGCAATGCAGAGGAATCTGTCAAGCAATTGGCTCGTTACATCACCGCAGACTGCGATCACGACGGTGTAGCACAGGCAATTGATCATATTTTCAGATAA
- a CDS encoding GDSL-type esterase/lipase family protein, with protein MNILFYGDSNTWGFQGDQPQVRLAYEKRFTGIIANRFPQHHIIEEGLPGRTICIDDPLDRGRNGMETLPMLLQTHEPLDLVVIMLGTNDTKIMFGHTPMTMRLAMERMIRLVQNTDAWSDTGVRPQILLVAPPRMGDIERGTFYGMFDAHSAEMIPEVSNQFRQLAEQYHCLFADGAQVAAQHCCDFVHLTAAEHAQLAQLIGDVIAQQFGQ; from the coding sequence ATGAACATTTTATTTTACGGAGATTCCAACACATGGGGATTTCAGGGAGATCAGCCGCAGGTCAGACTAGCATATGAAAAACGGTTTACCGGCATCATCGCCAACCGCTTTCCGCAGCATCACATCATAGAGGAAGGCTTGCCGGGACGCACCATCTGCATCGACGATCCATTAGACAGAGGCCGAAACGGCATGGAGACGCTGCCCATGCTGCTGCAGACCCATGAACCGCTGGATTTGGTGGTTATCATGCTGGGCACGAATGACACAAAAATCATGTTTGGACACACGCCGATGACCATGCGTCTGGCAATGGAACGCATGATTCGGCTGGTACAAAACACGGATGCGTGGTCGGACACCGGTGTTCGACCGCAAATTCTGCTGGTTGCGCCGCCGCGCATGGGAGATATCGAGCGCGGCACATTTTATGGCATGTTTGACGCACACAGTGCAGAGATGATACCGGAGGTTTCCAACCAGTTCCGACAGCTCGCGGAGCAGTACCATTGTTTGTTTGCGGACGGGGCGCAGGTCGCGGCGCAGCACTGCTGTGATTTCGTTCACCTGACTGCGGCGGAGCATGCACAGCTGGCGCAGCTGATTGGAGATGTTATCGCACAGCAGTTTGGACAGTAA
- a CDS encoding response regulator transcription factor: MIKVLIADDQELIRQSLSYVLDAQKDIEIVGTAVDGKQAIELVRKQHPDVVLMDIRMPEVDGVECTKLIKSAYPNMKIIILTTFDDDEYVFNALRYGASGYLLKGVSVAELAEAVREVVRGGSIIMPGVASKALEMFARMAHGQTCISIDDKQTEELQDNEWKIIREVGCGLSNKEIAAALCLSEGTVRNYLSSILSKLDLRDRTQLAIWAVQKGISHMEFGENK; encoded by the coding sequence ATGATAAAGGTTTTAATTGCAGACGATCAGGAATTGATTCGACAGAGCTTGAGCTATGTGCTGGATGCACAAAAGGACATTGAAATCGTGGGCACAGCCGTGGACGGCAAACAAGCGATCGAGTTGGTGCGCAAGCAGCATCCCGATGTCGTTCTCATGGATATTCGTATGCCGGAGGTGGACGGTGTGGAGTGCACCAAGCTGATTAAATCGGCATATCCGAACATGAAGATTATCATTCTCACGACATTTGATGATGATGAGTATGTGTTCAATGCGCTGCGGTACGGCGCATCCGGCTATCTGCTCAAGGGTGTATCTGTCGCAGAACTGGCGGAGGCAGTGCGTGAAGTGGTGCGCGGCGGCTCTATCATTATGCCCGGTGTCGCGTCCAAGGCACTGGAGATGTTTGCCCGCATGGCACATGGACAGACATGTATTTCCATTGATGACAAACAGACCGAAGAATTGCAGGACAATGAATGGAAAATTATTCGAGAGGTCGGCTGCGGTCTGTCCAACAAGGAGATCGCTGCTGCGCTGTGTCTGTCCGAAGGCACGGTACGCAATTATTTGAGCAGCATCCTGAGCAAGCTGGATCTGCGTGACCGCACACAGCTTGCTATTTGGGCAGTACAGAAGGGCATTTCACACATGGAATTTGGAGAAAACAAGTGA
- a CDS encoding sensor histidine kinase, protein MQNDYTLSAIRHMMIVLNVAIVGFLSAIFFFTPQTAVLHAEAMQFSQQLRYVPERPGMQAFSLLGVAALLAVSALYHLPMQKQHRKIFRMYWLEPVICMIVIVSLHLDYNGLLFLVVVDLVDTLQHRKRAIFLSVMVLLYLLTSLDIVQSALRMPSVTDYMAYYSPYIQQVMQSALGLFNAFVMILFITYVLLLVIRRTDENTKIRLLNHRLEHANDKLSVLNEQLKAYASESERMAETRERNRLAREIHDTLGHSLTGIIAGTDACITMMELSPELAKKQLEVIASTARNGMNEVRRSVKALRPDALERFELEEALKNLCAEIQAASHATVDLCIQTENLRLSPDEEDAVYRTIQESLTNAIRHGKATQVSIRMSCEQRRLRIIVQDNGIGCEKVTPGFGLRHMRERLHLLNGTLQTDGTKGFRLEAVIPLRWGDEV, encoded by the coding sequence ATGCAAAACGATTACACATTATCTGCGATTCGGCACATGATGATTGTGCTGAATGTTGCGATTGTGGGCTTTTTGTCTGCGATCTTCTTTTTCACCCCGCAGACAGCGGTTCTCCATGCGGAGGCGATGCAGTTTTCCCAACAGCTGCGGTATGTGCCGGAACGGCCGGGAATGCAGGCATTTTCGCTGCTCGGTGTCGCCGCGCTGCTTGCGGTCAGTGCGCTGTACCATCTTCCGATGCAGAAGCAGCACCGGAAGATCTTTCGTATGTACTGGCTGGAACCGGTCATCTGTATGATCGTCATTGTCTCGCTGCATTTGGACTACAATGGACTGCTGTTTTTGGTCGTTGTTGATCTGGTGGATACCTTGCAGCATCGGAAACGTGCCATTTTTCTGAGCGTGATGGTGCTGCTGTATCTGCTGACCAGCTTAGACATCGTGCAGTCTGCACTGCGTATGCCTTCTGTCACAGATTATATGGCATATTATTCGCCGTATATCCAACAGGTCATGCAAAGTGCGCTGGGACTGTTCAATGCGTTTGTCATGATTTTGTTTATCACCTATGTGCTGCTGCTCGTCATCCGCCGCACCGATGAGAATACGAAAATTCGCCTGCTCAATCATCGGCTGGAACATGCCAACGACAAACTGTCGGTTTTGAATGAGCAGCTCAAGGCATATGCCTCGGAGAGCGAACGCATGGCGGAGACGCGGGAACGCAACCGCCTCGCGCGAGAAATTCATGACACGCTCGGTCATTCGCTGACCGGCATTATTGCAGGCACGGATGCCTGCATCACAATGATGGAATTGTCGCCGGAACTGGCAAAAAAGCAGTTGGAAGTCATTGCTTCCACGGCGCGAAACGGCATGAATGAAGTGCGCCGGTCGGTCAAGGCACTGCGCCCGGATGCACTGGAACGATTTGAGTTAGAGGAAGCCCTGAAAAATCTGTGCGCGGAGATACAAGCCGCCTCTCATGCGACGGTCGATCTGTGCATCCAGACGGAAAATCTGCGGCTGTCACCGGATGAGGAGGATGCCGTGTACCGCACGATTCAGGAGAGCCTGACCAATGCCATTCGGCACGGCAAAGCGACACAGGTATCTATTCGGATGTCGTGTGAACAGCGCAGGCTGCGAATCATCGTACAGGACAACGGCATCGGCTGTGAGAAGGTCACGCCGGGATTTGGTCTGCGGCATATGCGCGAGCGGCTGCATTTGCTCAACGGCACGTTGCAGACGGACGGAACAAAGGGCTTTAGACTAGAGGCGGTCATTCCGCTGAGATGGGGAGACGAAGTATGA